The following proteins come from a genomic window of Paeniglutamicibacter psychrophenolicus:
- a CDS encoding type IV secretory system conjugative DNA transfer family protein has protein sequence MSAPNRKGTSGMNGQTVLPFVLVGIVVAVLGGGWLSLQLGAQLAGNPAPPTGLSVLLEGLLRGTIQWPAQATLVAIALALILVALAVTISLLAGRRGLGGKKPRVDKAAAHMGKGKDIAAYTHQGATKTAKRLGVEGTPGVFVGNLVSTNQPFYQSWEDLSLDIWGPRVGKSASRVIPAILDAPGAVVSTSNKRDVVDATRGPRSAQGPVWIFDPQQIAQEEPTWWWNPLSYVRDEDKAAKLTHHFAVASRTPGAKSDSYFDPKAEDLIASLFLAAALGEHPITDAYLWITSQDCGLAVDLLKDHDYALQAAGLASTMNLADKQKDGIFGTAEKMVQCLKNKNTLRWVAPARGGTVLNDRRPQFDPTVFAASTQTLYVLSMEGVGTAAPLTTALTVAVAEALEERGARMGGRLEVPAVFALDELANVVRWAALPDLFSHYGSRGIIVMAILQSWSQGVELWGEPGMRKIWSAANVVVYGGGVKEDAFLRTLSDLIGDYSYSSVSQSNGRGGASSSHQEGKERILDVSDLTEMERGRAVVFASGARATLVKTRPWWKTPHEDAVNESISRYASKSEPAMASAPASAPENPWITAARESGNG, from the coding sequence ATGAGTGCACCAAATCGCAAGGGCACCAGCGGCATGAACGGGCAAACCGTCCTGCCGTTCGTCTTGGTGGGCATCGTCGTCGCCGTCCTCGGTGGAGGCTGGTTGTCCCTCCAACTCGGTGCCCAGCTGGCCGGGAACCCGGCACCACCGACTGGACTATCCGTCCTGCTCGAAGGCTTGCTGCGCGGCACCATCCAGTGGCCGGCCCAGGCCACCCTGGTCGCCATTGCCTTGGCCCTAATCCTGGTTGCCCTGGCCGTGACAATTAGCCTGCTGGCTGGACGGCGCGGCCTGGGAGGCAAGAAACCCCGGGTGGACAAAGCCGCCGCGCACATGGGCAAGGGCAAGGACATTGCCGCCTACACCCACCAGGGGGCCACCAAGACAGCCAAGCGCCTCGGGGTCGAAGGAACGCCCGGGGTGTTCGTGGGAAATCTCGTGTCCACCAACCAGCCGTTCTACCAGTCCTGGGAAGACCTCTCCCTGGATATCTGGGGCCCACGCGTCGGCAAGTCTGCCTCGCGGGTGATCCCGGCGATCCTCGATGCCCCAGGGGCCGTGGTTTCCACCTCGAACAAGCGCGATGTCGTTGACGCCACCAGGGGTCCCCGTTCGGCCCAGGGACCCGTCTGGATCTTTGATCCGCAACAGATCGCCCAGGAAGAACCCACCTGGTGGTGGAATCCACTGTCCTACGTGCGTGATGAGGACAAGGCAGCAAAACTCACCCACCACTTCGCGGTGGCCTCCCGCACTCCCGGGGCGAAGTCCGATTCCTACTTCGACCCGAAGGCCGAAGACCTCATCGCCTCCCTGTTCCTCGCCGCTGCGCTGGGCGAACATCCGATCACCGATGCATACTTGTGGATCACCAGCCAGGATTGCGGGCTGGCCGTGGACCTGTTGAAGGATCATGACTACGCGTTGCAGGCCGCTGGCCTGGCCTCGACCATGAACCTGGCCGACAAGCAGAAGGACGGCATCTTCGGCACCGCCGAAAAAATGGTCCAATGCCTCAAAAACAAAAACACCCTGCGCTGGGTCGCACCGGCCAGGGGCGGAACGGTCCTGAATGACCGGCGCCCACAGTTCGACCCCACAGTCTTTGCCGCCTCCACACAAACCCTCTATGTCCTGTCCATGGAGGGCGTAGGAACAGCCGCACCGCTGACCACCGCGTTGACGGTCGCAGTGGCCGAAGCCCTCGAGGAGCGCGGGGCACGCATGGGAGGCCGGCTGGAAGTCCCCGCCGTGTTTGCCCTGGATGAGTTGGCGAACGTGGTCCGCTGGGCGGCACTGCCTGACCTGTTCAGCCACTACGGTTCCCGCGGAATCATCGTCATGGCGATTCTGCAGTCCTGGTCCCAGGGCGTGGAGCTGTGGGGCGAGCCGGGCATGCGGAAAATCTGGTCTGCAGCCAACGTGGTGGTCTACGGGGGAGGGGTGAAGGAAGATGCCTTCCTGCGCACCCTCTCGGACTTGATTGGCGATTATTCCTACAGCAGTGTCTCACAGTCCAACGGGCGCGGTGGTGCCAGCAGCTCGCACCAAGAGGGCAAAGAACGAATCTTGGACGTTTCCGACCTGACGGAAATGGAACGCGGCCGCGCTGTGGTCTTTGCCTCCGGTGCCCGCGCCACCCTGGTCAAGACCCGGCCCTGGTGGAAGACGCCACACGAGGACGCAGTGAACGAGTCCATCTCCAGGTACGCGTCCAAGAGCGAACCGGCGATGGCGTCTGCACCGGCGTCCGCACCGGAGAACCCATGGATCACCGCAGCAAGGGAGTCTGGAAATGGATGA
- a CDS encoding DUF4913 domain-containing protein, giving the protein MDELDMLAEMSPIEAGERSAGETAPAASLINAQQRLDAAHQALARAEGVVREAAEKNEETLSGWLRAAAAETLAQAERTRDRAAADVEKIAGEVEAAKTNAAQEDNGNKEARPDPGEAPAAQEESPLVYQSAEEFLHEHLLPLYNRIIDSRNGKWCRQWFLHPEAVSRVEALWRAWEYFRLDPATGMSVWWRDHADPHMAVLLSQKGPFHPCNNGRHHTPEPFECDYAPEGWFPKAGDIPPE; this is encoded by the coding sequence ATGGATGAACTGGACATGTTGGCCGAGATGAGCCCCATCGAGGCGGGAGAGCGATCTGCTGGGGAAACAGCACCAGCAGCATCCCTGATCAACGCCCAGCAGCGGTTGGACGCCGCACACCAGGCACTGGCCAGGGCCGAGGGTGTGGTGCGTGAGGCAGCGGAAAAGAACGAAGAAACCCTTTCCGGGTGGTTGCGTGCCGCCGCCGCCGAAACACTGGCGCAGGCAGAACGCACCCGGGATCGGGCAGCGGCCGACGTGGAAAAAATCGCGGGGGAAGTCGAAGCGGCCAAGACCAACGCGGCCCAAGAAGACAATGGCAACAAAGAAGCCCGGCCAGATCCTGGTGAAGCACCTGCAGCTCAGGAGGAATCCCCGCTGGTCTACCAGTCAGCCGAGGAGTTCCTGCACGAGCATCTGCTTCCGCTGTATAACCGGATCATCGATTCACGGAACGGGAAATGGTGCAGGCAGTGGTTTCTTCACCCCGAAGCGGTCAGCCGGGTGGAAGCATTGTGGCGGGCCTGGGAGTACTTCCGTCTTGATCCGGCCACAGGGATGAGCGTGTGGTGGCGTGACCACGCCGATCCACATATGGCGGTTTTGCTGAGCCAGAAAGGGCCATTCCATCCCTGCAACAACGGCCGTCACCACACGCCCGAACCGTTTGAGTGCGATTACGCACCCGAAGGATGGTTCCCAAAGGCCGGGGATATTCCACCCGAGTAG
- a CDS encoding relaxase/mobilization nuclease domain-containing protein, translated as MMPNVTRGGRMQGLLSYLVSVDPAKTSNVHHDPHLVAGDAAVMAWFDDGILDQDDASRIAAYLDEPHRKFGVEVMRRDDRKDAPLGLDGKPQLVKADVWHCSLSVAVGERNITDQEWGDIANDFVDAMGFSEASGKAQCRWAAVDHGASAGGNQHIHIALSLVREDGTKASVHNDRSRAQDTCRALEKKYGLEELSTVHASRGYDPAEKQTAIRQGREMHRTSLERKVRAASTAASTEAEFVRQGRDLGLLMRPRYAKNTTDVVVGYSVAERPAKGERPVWFGGGKIARDLGLGQLRTKWPDTAQGSMDAVAEWNAAARNRRQAKPQARYTKPQLTDAQLWDQYTAQAQEIADRLRSLPLNDHASWARAARETSGVFAAWSEKLESTPGPLASTAAELAKTAQLRDYRRHEKPVPMPSLAGSTMLLLAAGSKSKTAAHTALLIQLMRTSKAIFEMHNQSQRYRHARNLRTVLANDLHSFGQQMPRPVQAISKASEPEHASSRLARLNFPAPASTQLPAPRTGSVVPSKTEPTRIYQPTKPGPQQEHGR; from the coding sequence ATGATGCCGAACGTTACCCGTGGCGGACGGATGCAGGGACTGCTGTCATACCTTGTCTCGGTTGATCCGGCGAAGACGTCGAACGTGCACCATGACCCGCATCTGGTGGCGGGGGATGCGGCGGTGATGGCGTGGTTCGATGATGGAATCCTTGACCAGGATGATGCCTCCAGGATCGCTGCGTACCTGGACGAACCGCATCGCAAGTTCGGTGTGGAGGTCATGCGGCGTGATGACCGCAAGGACGCTCCTTTAGGCCTGGATGGGAAGCCGCAGTTGGTCAAGGCGGATGTCTGGCATTGCTCACTGAGTGTTGCCGTGGGAGAGCGGAACATCACTGACCAGGAATGGGGGGACATCGCCAATGATTTTGTTGACGCGATGGGTTTCTCGGAGGCCAGCGGCAAGGCGCAGTGTCGCTGGGCTGCCGTAGACCATGGAGCCAGTGCCGGCGGGAACCAGCACATCCACATTGCGCTGTCGCTGGTGCGCGAGGACGGCACCAAGGCGTCGGTGCACAATGACCGCTCGCGGGCACAGGACACGTGCCGTGCGTTGGAGAAGAAGTACGGGCTGGAAGAGCTCTCCACCGTCCATGCCTCAAGGGGCTATGACCCTGCCGAAAAGCAGACCGCGATCCGCCAGGGCCGGGAGATGCACCGGACCTCGTTGGAACGCAAGGTTCGTGCCGCTTCAACCGCAGCTTCAACCGAGGCAGAGTTCGTCCGCCAGGGCCGGGACCTGGGCCTGCTCATGCGCCCGCGCTATGCGAAGAACACCACCGATGTGGTGGTCGGTTATTCGGTGGCCGAGCGCCCGGCCAAGGGTGAGCGTCCTGTGTGGTTTGGTGGCGGCAAGATCGCCCGCGACCTTGGCCTGGGGCAGCTGCGGACCAAGTGGCCCGACACTGCCCAAGGGTCCATGGACGCCGTCGCCGAATGGAATGCAGCAGCCCGAAACCGCAGACAAGCCAAGCCACAGGCACGGTACACCAAGCCACAGCTGACGGATGCGCAACTGTGGGATCAGTACACCGCGCAGGCCCAAGAAATTGCCGACCGTTTGCGGTCCCTGCCGCTGAATGACCACGCGTCGTGGGCGCGGGCGGCACGCGAGACTTCCGGAGTGTTTGCCGCTTGGTCGGAGAAGCTTGAATCCACGCCCGGGCCGTTGGCATCCACCGCCGCGGAGCTGGCCAAGACCGCGCAATTGCGTGACTATCGCCGGCACGAGAAGCCGGTCCCCATGCCGTCGCTGGCTGGTTCCACCATGCTGCTTCTTGCTGCCGGGTCCAAGAGCAAGACCGCCGCGCATACTGCGCTATTGATCCAACTCATGCGGACCTCCAAAGCGATCTTTGAAATGCACAACCAGTCGCAGCGTTACCGGCATGCCCGCAACCTGCGCACGGTACTGGCGAACGACCTGCATTCGTTCGGACAGCAGATGCCACGTCCTGTGCAGGCTATCTCCAAGGCCAGTGAACCGGAGCATGCGTCCTCCAGGTTGGCACGGTTGAATTTCCCCGCTCCAGCCTCCACGCAGCTACCCGCGCCACGGACAGGCAGCGTCGTGCCGTCCAAGACCGAACCAACACGCATCTACCAACCAACCAAGCCAGGACCCCAGCAAGAACACGGACGTTAA
- a CDS encoding MobC family plasmid mobilization relaxosome protein, with protein MSEQTPTGRMFSRRRRANVEGGRQHFHKVKVSPEEEAQLLQLAEKQGVTIPRLLVESALSSEASETPTERKQAIAELFAVHTLLARVSNNVNQLARHANSGDEFPAEAAATLAYVKKLAVRIREVVDGIPT; from the coding sequence ATGAGTGAGCAGACTCCGACAGGTCGGATGTTTTCTCGTCGTCGGCGTGCCAACGTCGAGGGAGGGCGGCAGCACTTTCACAAGGTGAAGGTGTCTCCGGAAGAGGAGGCCCAGTTGTTGCAGTTGGCCGAGAAGCAGGGCGTGACGATCCCGCGTTTGCTGGTTGAGTCCGCGCTGAGTTCCGAAGCATCGGAGACCCCCACGGAACGTAAGCAAGCCATCGCAGAATTGTTCGCCGTCCACACGCTGCTGGCGCGAGTATCGAACAACGTGAACCAGTTGGCGCGTCACGCCAACTCCGGTGATGAGTTCCCGGCCGAGGCGGCGGCCACCCTGGCGTACGTGAAGAAACTTGCTGTCCGCATTCGGGAAGTCGTTGACGGGATTCCGACATGA
- a CDS encoding helicase-related protein, translated as MAPSGARARFRANLEALRTLRGLQEAEREASASEKEILARWGSWGATGVAEVFDENRPEYAEDRAELRELLTEAEYRAANRTVINAHYTDPALATEIWQTLQTLGFEGGNVLEPGSGAGTFIGLAPEGATMTGVELDPITAGISQALYPGATIRTESFADSQFGSARFDATVGNVPFGRNILHDTTHNQGRHSMHNHFIIKSLDLTRPGGVVGVVSSAFTLDAQNPAARREIFDNADLLGAVRLPNGAHRRAAGTDALTDVLVFRRRLPGEEPGNAEWLDSRPVATASGAEARINNYFTQNSDKVLGEIEVGNGMYGNATVNVRTDDLQAVPAQLHEQLQEIATTAVAAGRGMGEDLRAAEVQAAARMPQTPASEQVGHIAALEDGTFTQVSSNRVAEPLTVPATQQAELRSLLGLRDGARLVLSLEASNVEDTDELVTARAELATKYEQYAAKYGPINRFGQRRTGRTDEHGNDILSRIQPRVMATLRKDPYGPLVSALEYFDEGTQSAAPAALLTERQVQPRKPVRGVDTPAEGLVVTLDAVGEVDLEYIASLLGTEPAQAREALGDLVYDVPGEPGVMETRAEYLSGDIREKLDAATAAAIDDPMYQRNVTDLQDVLPRPLGADEIEAKVGSVWIAPEIHAQFLRDLIKDPRAHVDRASGANWDVKASKQTFQARNDWGTHRMAAGEIFKNLLEQRRVQVTDPDPDDEKGNRRIVNPTETTAAQEKAQMIKERFSEWVWEDPARTVVLTDEYNRRFNSLVLRDYSIEGERLTFPGLVQSWKPRPHQRAAVARMISEPSVGLFHEVGAGKTAEMVMGAMELRRLGMTNKPAVVVPNHMLDQFAREWLQIYPQAQILAASSADLKGDKRREFVARAAANDWDAVIMTRNAFERIELSPESEEKYVMREIGKSRRELDAASARAAERGEKSMTVKKMETRLQAQEEKMKVLRDRPVDPGITFEQTGIDYLIVDELHDFKNLETPSNISDAAIDGSKRAADLHAKVDYLRETHGDRVITGATATPIANSVTEMYVMQRYLRPDLLEKAGINDFDTWAATFGEVVSEMEMSVAGGDSFKLKERFAKFQNVPELLKMFHTFADVKTAEDLQLPVPDLAAREDGKRLPRMVIVEPSAELSDYIADIGERAEAVQARQVDPREDNMLKISGDGRKAALDMRLVDPTLEMLEASTKTGAAADVIAGVYEKTKERIFMDPSTKEDHPTPGALQIVFCDLGTPSKDWNVYDQLKDDLAARGVPGEKVRFMHEAKNDAEKGRLFAACRSGDVAVLIGSTQKMGVGTNIQNRAVHLVDMDAPWRPADVSQRHGRIIRQGNQNPEVEISQVVTKGSFDTFMWQTLERKSKFIDQIMRGKLDVREIEDVGENTLSFAEVKAISSGNPLILEKSKAEQELSRLERLSRAWNRNQASLVHRKDGAETKGRVQIDNLPKLQAAAARTTGEVGGDSFAMTIKGTRHDKRTDAAEALGTWVKENTSFRPPMHAERDAGIAGTLAGHNVRVVEGMGILGDINSSPVRFHIDQAPGVYVEVGRETAMNPNVGLIQRLENQINRLPQAVVKLESAIEETRQEYRDAAAALREPFKHADALQVARWDVERIGRQMRGEENPQPTFDAELKTMQKIQRANSPVPAGTRGSALATEPAVASTRRGASTVDRADMER; from the coding sequence TTGGCACCCTCGGGCGCCAGGGCGCGGTTCCGCGCCAACCTTGAAGCCTTGCGCACCTTGCGCGGGCTACAAGAGGCCGAGCGTGAGGCCAGCGCATCGGAGAAGGAAATCCTGGCCCGGTGGGGCAGCTGGGGAGCCACCGGGGTGGCAGAAGTCTTTGACGAAAACCGCCCCGAATATGCCGAGGATCGCGCAGAGTTGCGCGAACTCCTCACCGAGGCCGAATACCGGGCGGCGAACCGCACGGTCATCAATGCCCACTACACCGACCCGGCACTGGCCACCGAGATCTGGCAGACCCTGCAAACCCTGGGCTTCGAGGGCGGCAATGTTTTGGAGCCAGGGTCCGGTGCTGGCACCTTCATTGGTTTGGCACCGGAGGGAGCCACCATGACCGGGGTGGAGCTGGACCCCATCACCGCAGGTATTTCCCAAGCTTTGTACCCAGGAGCCACGATCCGTACCGAGTCCTTTGCGGACTCGCAGTTCGGTTCGGCACGTTTCGATGCCACGGTGGGCAACGTGCCCTTTGGCCGGAACATCTTGCACGATACGACCCACAACCAGGGCCGGCACTCGATGCACAACCACTTCATCATCAAGTCCCTGGATCTCACCCGTCCCGGGGGTGTGGTGGGAGTGGTTTCCTCGGCCTTCACCCTTGATGCGCAGAATCCGGCCGCGCGACGGGAAATCTTTGATAATGCGGACCTTTTGGGCGCGGTGCGGCTGCCCAACGGGGCACACCGCAGGGCAGCCGGCACGGACGCACTGACCGATGTCCTGGTCTTCCGCCGCCGCCTGCCAGGAGAAGAACCAGGGAATGCAGAGTGGCTGGATTCCCGGCCCGTCGCCACCGCATCCGGGGCCGAAGCACGCATCAATAACTACTTCACCCAGAACTCGGACAAGGTCCTGGGGGAGATTGAAGTGGGCAACGGTATGTACGGCAACGCCACCGTGAACGTGCGGACCGATGACTTGCAGGCAGTCCCCGCACAGCTGCATGAGCAGTTGCAGGAGATTGCCACCACCGCCGTGGCCGCAGGCCGGGGGATGGGAGAAGACCTGCGCGCCGCCGAAGTGCAAGCAGCAGCGCGTATGCCGCAAACACCAGCCAGCGAACAGGTCGGGCACATCGCCGCGCTCGAGGATGGAACCTTCACCCAGGTCAGCTCTAACAGGGTCGCCGAGCCGCTGACAGTCCCCGCCACCCAACAGGCCGAACTGCGTTCCCTCCTTGGATTGCGCGACGGAGCACGCTTGGTCTTGAGCCTGGAAGCCTCCAACGTGGAGGACACCGATGAATTGGTGACCGCTCGCGCTGAACTGGCGACCAAATACGAGCAATACGCGGCAAAGTACGGGCCGATTAACCGGTTCGGTCAGCGGCGCACGGGACGCACGGACGAGCACGGGAATGACATCCTCTCCCGCATACAGCCGCGCGTCATGGCTACGCTGCGCAAAGACCCCTACGGCCCCTTGGTGTCAGCCCTTGAGTACTTTGATGAGGGAACCCAAAGTGCGGCCCCGGCAGCACTGCTGACCGAACGCCAGGTTCAGCCGCGCAAGCCCGTGCGCGGGGTGGACACCCCCGCCGAGGGCTTGGTCGTCACCCTGGATGCCGTGGGTGAAGTTGATCTGGAATATATTGCTTCCTTGCTGGGCACCGAACCAGCACAGGCGCGCGAAGCGCTGGGGGATTTGGTCTATGACGTTCCCGGTGAACCGGGGGTCATGGAGACCCGTGCCGAATACCTCAGCGGGGATATCCGCGAAAAGCTCGATGCCGCCACCGCAGCGGCAATCGATGACCCGATGTATCAGCGCAATGTCACCGATCTGCAGGATGTGCTGCCGCGTCCCTTGGGTGCGGATGAGATTGAGGCGAAGGTTGGTTCGGTCTGGATCGCCCCGGAAATCCATGCGCAGTTCCTTCGTGATCTGATCAAGGACCCGCGTGCCCATGTGGATAGGGCCAGTGGTGCGAACTGGGATGTGAAAGCCAGCAAGCAGACCTTCCAAGCGCGTAATGACTGGGGGACCCATCGGATGGCGGCAGGGGAAATTTTTAAGAACCTGCTGGAACAGCGACGGGTGCAGGTGACCGATCCGGACCCCGACGATGAAAAGGGCAACCGCCGTATCGTGAATCCGACCGAGACCACTGCTGCGCAGGAAAAGGCGCAGATGATCAAGGAGCGGTTCAGCGAATGGGTGTGGGAAGACCCCGCACGCACGGTCGTGCTGACCGATGAATACAACCGTCGTTTCAATTCTCTTGTGCTGCGTGACTACAGCATCGAGGGGGAACGGCTGACATTCCCCGGGTTGGTGCAGAGTTGGAAACCGCGCCCGCACCAGCGCGCAGCGGTGGCACGGATGATTTCCGAACCCTCGGTGGGATTGTTCCACGAGGTGGGGGCCGGCAAGACCGCCGAGATGGTCATGGGTGCCATGGAACTGCGCCGACTGGGAATGACGAACAAGCCGGCCGTCGTGGTGCCGAACCACATGTTGGACCAGTTCGCCCGGGAGTGGTTGCAAATCTATCCGCAGGCACAGATTCTTGCCGCGTCATCGGCAGACCTGAAAGGGGACAAACGCCGCGAGTTCGTGGCGCGTGCTGCGGCCAATGACTGGGACGCGGTCATCATGACGAGGAATGCGTTCGAGCGGATCGAGCTGTCTCCAGAGTCAGAAGAGAAGTACGTGATGCGGGAAATAGGTAAAAGTCGACGCGAGCTGGACGCTGCCAGCGCACGAGCGGCAGAACGTGGTGAAAAGTCGATGACAGTCAAAAAGATGGAGACGCGCCTCCAAGCCCAGGAAGAAAAAATGAAGGTTCTACGAGATCGACCCGTCGATCCGGGGATTACGTTTGAGCAGACCGGTATCGACTACCTGATCGTGGATGAGCTGCACGACTTCAAGAACCTGGAAACCCCGTCCAACATCAGTGATGCGGCCATTGATGGTTCCAAGCGTGCAGCCGACCTGCACGCAAAGGTCGACTACCTGCGCGAAACCCACGGAGACCGGGTGATCACCGGGGCCACGGCTACGCCGATTGCCAACAGTGTCACCGAAATGTATGTCATGCAGCGCTACCTGCGCCCGGACCTGCTGGAAAAGGCAGGGATCAACGACTTCGACACCTGGGCGGCGACCTTTGGTGAAGTGGTGTCGGAGATGGAGATGTCCGTAGCCGGCGGGGATAGCTTCAAGCTGAAAGAACGTTTCGCCAAGTTCCAGAATGTGCCGGAACTGTTGAAGATGTTCCACACTTTCGCGGACGTGAAGACCGCTGAAGACCTTCAGCTGCCGGTGCCTGATCTTGCTGCCCGTGAGGACGGGAAGCGACTGCCGCGGATGGTCATTGTGGAGCCCAGTGCAGAGCTGTCGGATTACATTGCCGATATCGGTGAGCGCGCAGAAGCGGTGCAGGCACGGCAGGTGGACCCTCGTGAGGACAATATGCTCAAGATATCCGGTGACGGGCGCAAGGCCGCACTGGATATGCGCTTGGTGGATCCGACCTTGGAGATGCTGGAGGCCTCCACGAAGACCGGGGCTGCAGCGGACGTGATTGCCGGGGTCTATGAGAAGACCAAAGAACGCATCTTCATGGATCCAAGCACGAAGGAGGACCATCCGACTCCGGGGGCCTTGCAGATCGTGTTCTGCGATTTGGGTACACCGTCGAAGGACTGGAACGTGTATGACCAGCTCAAGGACGACCTGGCCGCCCGTGGTGTGCCGGGAGAGAAGGTGCGCTTTATGCATGAGGCAAAAAATGATGCCGAAAAGGGCCGGCTCTTTGCCGCGTGCCGCAGTGGGGACGTTGCCGTGCTGATTGGCTCCACCCAAAAAATGGGTGTGGGAACGAACATCCAGAACCGTGCCGTGCACCTGGTGGATATGGATGCGCCGTGGCGTCCTGCTGATGTTTCCCAACGCCACGGACGAATCATTCGGCAGGGGAACCAGAATCCCGAGGTTGAGATTTCCCAGGTCGTTACCAAGGGATCGTTCGACACGTTCATGTGGCAAACCTTGGAGCGGAAGTCCAAGTTCATTGACCAGATCATGCGCGGCAAGCTCGACGTGCGCGAGATCGAGGACGTTGGGGAAAACACCTTGTCTTTTGCCGAGGTCAAGGCCATTTCCAGTGGCAACCCGTTGATCCTTGAGAAGTCGAAGGCCGAGCAGGAACTCTCCCGCCTGGAACGGCTCAGCCGTGCCTGGAACCGCAACCAGGCCTCGCTGGTGCACCGCAAGGACGGAGCGGAAACCAAGGGTCGCGTGCAGATCGACAACCTGCCCAAGCTTCAAGCGGCTGCAGCCCGAACTACCGGTGAAGTCGGCGGGGATTCTTTCGCCATGACCATCAAGGGCACACGCCACGACAAGCGCACCGACGCAGCCGAGGCCTTGGGCACGTGGGTCAAGGAGAACACGTCGTTCAGGCCGCCGATGCACGCCGAGCGGGACGCCGGAATCGCGGGAACCCTCGCCGGACACAACGTGCGCGTCGTGGAAGGGATGGGCATCCTGGGGGACATCAACTCATCCCCGGTTCGCTTCCACATTGACCAAGCCCCGGGGGTGTATGTGGAGGTCGGCCGAGAGACGGCGATGAACCCAAATGTGGGACTCATCCAGCGGCTGGAAAACCAGATCAATCGCCTGCCGCAGGCAGTGGTGAAACTGGAGAGCGCCATCGAGGAAACACGGCAGGAATATCGCGATGCCGCAGCAGCCTTGAGGGAACCGTTCAAGCACGCCGATGCACTACAAGTAGCCCGGTGGGATGTGGAGAGAATCGGTAGGCAGATGCGCGGGGAAGAGAACCCCCAGCCCACGTTCGATGCAGAGCTCAAGACCATGCAGAAGATCCAGCGTGCCAACTCGCCGGTCCCGGCTGGGACGCGGGGTTCAGCGCTGGCAACTGAGCCTGCGGTGGCTTCAACTAGGCGCGGCGCGAGCACTGTTGACCGCGCTGACATGGAGCGGTAA
- a CDS encoding TnpV protein: MNTYGKFAQNAWKTLAPSQYELIVDPEAWFTNLGEEAENSVDSLQVQIAGPDSPGETYLEKVGRLTGAKMQAEEIVRAEMLTPQPEDLEEEPDEDEEPSTMGVYLEYMKEVNRLHRETLEELQQEEMGHDLNQ; this comes from the coding sequence ATGAACACATACGGCAAGTTCGCACAGAACGCGTGGAAGACCCTGGCCCCGAGCCAGTACGAACTGATAGTGGACCCGGAAGCCTGGTTCACGAACCTGGGGGAGGAAGCGGAGAACAGCGTGGACAGTCTGCAGGTGCAGATCGCTGGACCCGATTCGCCGGGGGAGACCTATTTGGAGAAGGTCGGGAGGTTGACGGGCGCGAAGATGCAGGCGGAGGAAATCGTGAGGGCCGAGATGTTGACCCCACAGCCGGAGGACTTGGAGGAGGAGCCGGACGAGGACGAGGAACCGAGCACGATGGGCGTCTATCTGGAATACATGAAGGAAGTGAACCGGCTTCACCGCGAGACCCTGGAGGAATTGCAGCAGGAAGAGATGGGACACGACCTGAACCAGTAG
- a CDS encoding recombinase family protein: protein MVPEGVSLGYARACTRDHDLESQRQQLIAAGCYDVYADQGKPGATVVRPELDACLRAMQPGNTLVVTQLDRLGRTVRGLAELLDTLKERKIAFRSLAEGIDTTTMQGRMMFGIIASVAEMERELIRERTMAGLGAATGKGGRPPRLQPHDVREARRLREHEEWSLDRIAEKFEVSRSTIIRALRQDGLAGDGYAGKKPAISPRETTRGQSAQNPGSGPNIPG, encoded by the coding sequence ATGGTCCCCGAGGGCGTTTCTCTGGGCTATGCCCGTGCCTGCACCAGGGACCACGACCTGGAGAGCCAGCGCCAGCAACTCATCGCCGCAGGCTGTTATGACGTGTATGCAGACCAAGGGAAGCCAGGGGCAACCGTGGTGCGCCCAGAACTGGATGCCTGCCTGCGTGCCATGCAGCCGGGCAACACCTTGGTGGTCACCCAGCTGGATCGATTGGGCCGCACCGTGCGCGGCCTGGCTGAACTGCTCGACACGCTCAAGGAACGCAAGATCGCCTTCCGCTCCCTGGCCGAAGGCATCGACACCACCACGATGCAGGGACGCATGATGTTCGGGATCATTGCCTCGGTGGCCGAGATGGAGCGCGAACTGATCCGCGAACGCACCATGGCCGGTCTGGGGGCGGCCACCGGCAAGGGAGGCCGGCCCCCACGCTTGCAACCTCATGATGTGCGCGAGGCACGCAGGCTGAGAGAGCACGAAGAGTGGTCGCTTGACCGCATTGCGGAGAAATTCGAGGTCAGTCGATCAACGATCATTCGTGCGCTGCGCCAGGATGGGCTGGCCGGGGATGGATACGCTGGTAAGAAACCAGCAATCTCACCCCGGGAGACGACACGTGGCCAGAGCGCGCAAAACCCAGGTTCAGGGCCAAATATCCCTGGATGA